From one Lycium ferocissimum isolate CSIRO_LF1 chromosome 7, AGI_CSIRO_Lferr_CH_V1, whole genome shotgun sequence genomic stretch:
- the LOC132063538 gene encoding sugar transporter ERD6-like 5 isoform X2, translating into MQEVTLIKVGFSSPAQNGIIQDLGLSVAEYSVFGSIWTIGAMIGAVMSGKLADLFARRGAMGFSELFCLLGWLAIIFGKNALWLDIGRLLMGYGVGIISYVVPVYIAEITPKNLRGAFTTVNQLMICCGVSLMYVVGVIINWRLLAVIGAIPCIIQLLGLFFIPESPRWLAKAGQWKDCEASLQRLRGKDANISEEAAEIKDYTETLQILSEAKIIDLFQKKYAHSLIVGVGLMVLQQFGGVNAISYYASSIFESAGFSGRIGSIAMVAVQIPMQVLGVLLMDKSGRRPLLMVSAAGTCLGCFLVGLSFLLQDLQLWKSSPFLALVGILVFTGSFSLGMGGIPWVIMSEIFSINVKGLAGSLVTVVSWFGSWVVSYSFNFLMLWSSEGTFFIFSAVCGLTVMFVAKLVPETKGRTLEEIQSSMNSFT; encoded by the exons ATGCAAGAAGTTACCTTGATTAAG GTGGGATTTTCTTCACCCGCTCAGAATGGGATAATACAGGATTTAGGCCTCTCTGTGGCTGAG TACTCTGTATTTGGTTCGATATGGACAATCGGAGCGATGATAGGTGCTGTAATGAGTGGGAAACTTGCAGATCTTTTCGCCCGGAGAGGt GCAATGGGCTTCTCTGAACTTTTTTGTCTTTTGGGGTGGCTTGCAATTATTTTTGGCAAG AATGCTTTGTGGCTTGACATTGGGAGGTTGTTGATGGGATATGGAGTTGGCATTATTTCTTACGTG GTACCTGTATATATAGCGGAAATAACACCTAAGAATCTCCGAGGCGCATTCACTACTGTAAATCAG CTAATGATATGCTGTGGAGTATCACTTATGTATGTCGTTGGGGTAATCATCAATTGGCGCCTACTGGCTGTGATTG GAGCTATTCCCTGTATAATCCAGCTTTTGGGCCTGTTTTTCATACCAGAGTCACCTAGATGGCTG GCTAAGGCTGGTCAGTGGAAAGACTGTGAAGCTTCTCTCCAGCGCCTTAGGGGGAAGGATGCCAATATTTCAGAAGAAGCTGCTGAAATTAAA GATTACACAGAAACACTTCAGATACTCTCTGAGGCTAAGATAATTGATTTGTTCCAGAAGAAATATGCACATTCTCTTATA GTTGGAGTGGGCTTAATGGTATTGCAACAATTTGGAGGGGTCAATGCTATTTCATATTATGCAAGTTCTATTTTTGAGTCAGCTG GTTTCTCTGGCAGGATTGGATCAATTGCAATGGTGGCTGTACAG ATCCCAATGCAAGTTTTAGGAGTTCTCTTGATGGATAAATCAGGAAGGCGGCCATTACTGATG GTCTCTGCTGCAGGGACGTGCTTGGGTTGTTTCCTTGTAGGATTGTCATTCTTACTACAG GATCTTCAACTTTGGAAGTCTAGCCCCTTTTTGGCACTTGTGGGCATACTG GTCTTTACTGGATCTTTCTCATTAGGCATGGGAGGCATACCGTGGGTGATTATGTCAGAG ATATTCTCCATCAATGTCAAAGGTTTAGCTGGAAGCCTAGTGACAGTAGTCAGCTGGTTCGGTTCTTGGGTTGTTTCATATTCGTTCAACTTTCTTATGCTATGGAGCTCTGAAG GAACATTCTTCATATTTTCAGCAGTATGTGGTTTGACTGTTATGTTTGTTGCAAAGCTGGTTCCAGAGACCAAAGGGCGTACCTTGGAAGAAATACAATCGTCGATGAATTCCTTTACATGA
- the LOC132063538 gene encoding sugar transporter ERD6-like 5 isoform X1 produces the protein MERERIEDGFANTDPFLSSHGDKATPTVVFSTLVAVSGSFVFGSAVGFSSPAQNGIIQDLGLSVAEYSVFGSIWTIGAMIGAVMSGKLADLFARRGAMGFSELFCLLGWLAIIFGKNALWLDIGRLLMGYGVGIISYVVPVYIAEITPKNLRGAFTTVNQLMICCGVSLMYVVGVIINWRLLAVIGAIPCIIQLLGLFFIPESPRWLAKAGQWKDCEASLQRLRGKDANISEEAAEIKDYTETLQILSEAKIIDLFQKKYAHSLIVGVGLMVLQQFGGVNAISYYASSIFESAGFSGRIGSIAMVAVQIPMQVLGVLLMDKSGRRPLLMVSAAGTCLGCFLVGLSFLLQDLQLWKSSPFLALVGILVFTGSFSLGMGGIPWVIMSEIFSINVKGLAGSLVTVVSWFGSWVVSYSFNFLMLWSSEGTFFIFSAVCGLTVMFVAKLVPETKGRTLEEIQSSMNSFT, from the exons ATGGAGAGGGAAAGAATAGAAGATGGATTTGCAAACACTGATCCTTTTCTTTCTAGCCATGGAGATAAGGCCACACCAACAGTCGTATTCAGCACCTTGGTTGCCGTGTCCGGCTCCTTCGTTTTTGGTTCTGCT GTGGGATTTTCTTCACCCGCTCAGAATGGGATAATACAGGATTTAGGCCTCTCTGTGGCTGAG TACTCTGTATTTGGTTCGATATGGACAATCGGAGCGATGATAGGTGCTGTAATGAGTGGGAAACTTGCAGATCTTTTCGCCCGGAGAGGt GCAATGGGCTTCTCTGAACTTTTTTGTCTTTTGGGGTGGCTTGCAATTATTTTTGGCAAG AATGCTTTGTGGCTTGACATTGGGAGGTTGTTGATGGGATATGGAGTTGGCATTATTTCTTACGTG GTACCTGTATATATAGCGGAAATAACACCTAAGAATCTCCGAGGCGCATTCACTACTGTAAATCAG CTAATGATATGCTGTGGAGTATCACTTATGTATGTCGTTGGGGTAATCATCAATTGGCGCCTACTGGCTGTGATTG GAGCTATTCCCTGTATAATCCAGCTTTTGGGCCTGTTTTTCATACCAGAGTCACCTAGATGGCTG GCTAAGGCTGGTCAGTGGAAAGACTGTGAAGCTTCTCTCCAGCGCCTTAGGGGGAAGGATGCCAATATTTCAGAAGAAGCTGCTGAAATTAAA GATTACACAGAAACACTTCAGATACTCTCTGAGGCTAAGATAATTGATTTGTTCCAGAAGAAATATGCACATTCTCTTATA GTTGGAGTGGGCTTAATGGTATTGCAACAATTTGGAGGGGTCAATGCTATTTCATATTATGCAAGTTCTATTTTTGAGTCAGCTG GTTTCTCTGGCAGGATTGGATCAATTGCAATGGTGGCTGTACAG ATCCCAATGCAAGTTTTAGGAGTTCTCTTGATGGATAAATCAGGAAGGCGGCCATTACTGATG GTCTCTGCTGCAGGGACGTGCTTGGGTTGTTTCCTTGTAGGATTGTCATTCTTACTACAG GATCTTCAACTTTGGAAGTCTAGCCCCTTTTTGGCACTTGTGGGCATACTG GTCTTTACTGGATCTTTCTCATTAGGCATGGGAGGCATACCGTGGGTGATTATGTCAGAG ATATTCTCCATCAATGTCAAAGGTTTAGCTGGAAGCCTAGTGACAGTAGTCAGCTGGTTCGGTTCTTGGGTTGTTTCATATTCGTTCAACTTTCTTATGCTATGGAGCTCTGAAG GAACATTCTTCATATTTTCAGCAGTATGTGGTTTGACTGTTATGTTTGTTGCAAAGCTGGTTCCAGAGACCAAAGGGCGTACCTTGGAAGAAATACAATCGTCGATGAATTCCTTTACATGA
- the LOC132063538 gene encoding sugar transporter ERD6-like 5 isoform X3 — translation MIGAVMSGKLADLFARRGAMGFSELFCLLGWLAIIFGKNALWLDIGRLLMGYGVGIISYVVPVYIAEITPKNLRGAFTTVNQLMICCGVSLMYVVGVIINWRLLAVIGAIPCIIQLLGLFFIPESPRWLAKAGQWKDCEASLQRLRGKDANISEEAAEIKDYTETLQILSEAKIIDLFQKKYAHSLIVGVGLMVLQQFGGVNAISYYASSIFESAGFSGRIGSIAMVAVQIPMQVLGVLLMDKSGRRPLLMVSAAGTCLGCFLVGLSFLLQDLQLWKSSPFLALVGILVFTGSFSLGMGGIPWVIMSEIFSINVKGLAGSLVTVVSWFGSWVVSYSFNFLMLWSSEGTFFIFSAVCGLTVMFVAKLVPETKGRTLEEIQSSMNSFT, via the exons ATGATAGGTGCTGTAATGAGTGGGAAACTTGCAGATCTTTTCGCCCGGAGAGGt GCAATGGGCTTCTCTGAACTTTTTTGTCTTTTGGGGTGGCTTGCAATTATTTTTGGCAAG AATGCTTTGTGGCTTGACATTGGGAGGTTGTTGATGGGATATGGAGTTGGCATTATTTCTTACGTG GTACCTGTATATATAGCGGAAATAACACCTAAGAATCTCCGAGGCGCATTCACTACTGTAAATCAG CTAATGATATGCTGTGGAGTATCACTTATGTATGTCGTTGGGGTAATCATCAATTGGCGCCTACTGGCTGTGATTG GAGCTATTCCCTGTATAATCCAGCTTTTGGGCCTGTTTTTCATACCAGAGTCACCTAGATGGCTG GCTAAGGCTGGTCAGTGGAAAGACTGTGAAGCTTCTCTCCAGCGCCTTAGGGGGAAGGATGCCAATATTTCAGAAGAAGCTGCTGAAATTAAA GATTACACAGAAACACTTCAGATACTCTCTGAGGCTAAGATAATTGATTTGTTCCAGAAGAAATATGCACATTCTCTTATA GTTGGAGTGGGCTTAATGGTATTGCAACAATTTGGAGGGGTCAATGCTATTTCATATTATGCAAGTTCTATTTTTGAGTCAGCTG GTTTCTCTGGCAGGATTGGATCAATTGCAATGGTGGCTGTACAG ATCCCAATGCAAGTTTTAGGAGTTCTCTTGATGGATAAATCAGGAAGGCGGCCATTACTGATG GTCTCTGCTGCAGGGACGTGCTTGGGTTGTTTCCTTGTAGGATTGTCATTCTTACTACAG GATCTTCAACTTTGGAAGTCTAGCCCCTTTTTGGCACTTGTGGGCATACTG GTCTTTACTGGATCTTTCTCATTAGGCATGGGAGGCATACCGTGGGTGATTATGTCAGAG ATATTCTCCATCAATGTCAAAGGTTTAGCTGGAAGCCTAGTGACAGTAGTCAGCTGGTTCGGTTCTTGGGTTGTTTCATATTCGTTCAACTTTCTTATGCTATGGAGCTCTGAAG GAACATTCTTCATATTTTCAGCAGTATGTGGTTTGACTGTTATGTTTGTTGCAAAGCTGGTTCCAGAGACCAAAGGGCGTACCTTGGAAGAAATACAATCGTCGATGAATTCCTTTACATGA